The following DNA comes from Streptomyces pristinaespiralis.
GACGATGCGCGGGTAGTCCTCGGCGAGTTGCCTGCTCCGCTCGCGGCCGAGCGACGCGAAGAAGGCGGCGAACCGGCTCGGCCCGCTGTTCAGGCCGGGCAGCTCATGGGCGCCTATGCGTCCCTTGCTCCAGCCCGCCAGTTCTGCTTCGAGCGCGTCACGGGCGCCCGGCTGGTGCCGCACGGCGGTCCAGCCGGTGGTCGCCAGCATCACGAACACCACCGCGAGGGCGAGCAGGGTGCGCCACGCGGTCAGGGAGGGGGAGGAGTCGAAGGAAGTCACTGCGGGACACCCTAGGAGAAGGGTGCGGGCCTACGCGAAGAGCGTGAGGTACATCACGTGTCGGAACGAGAATTGATGGGGAGAAGGGTGACGTTCCGTGCCGTGCCGGCGCCCGCTCGGGCGCATTTCCCCTGCGTACGGCGGTCGTTGGACGCCGGGTGGTGCCCCGGGTCTCAAGGGCCGTGCGGTGAGCCCTGTTCACCGTCGCGCCAGTTCTGTGCGAGCGCGGGACCGAGATGGTCGAGGAATGTTTCCGTGAGCGAACGGATCGCCTCGATGCTGGGGTCCGCGCCCTGCCCCCACAGCCGCCCTGTGGCGCGCATCACGCCGCTGAACGCCGCCACGGCCACCCGGGGCCTGGGGTCGGTGTTCACGTCCAGCCCCTCCCGTTCGGCGATGAGCGCGGCCAGCGCCTCCTCCGTCACGGTGGAGCGGCGCAGGTACGCGGCGAGCAGCGCCGGGGTCGACTCGATCATCTGGAAGCTGCGCATGTACAGGTCGAGCGGCACGATCTCCTCGACCGCTTCGCCGATGGCGTCCCAGGCGGCGAACACGGCGTTGCGCAGGGCCTCGAGGGGGCCTTCCTCCGCGGGGCGCGCGCGCAGCGCCACGGCGTAATGGGCCTCCAGGATCTCCTGGACGGCGAAGGCGACCTCTTCCTTGGACGCGAAGTAGCGGAAGAAGGTGCGCTGGGACACCTCGACCGTGTCCGCGATCTCGTCGACGGTCGTCCGCTCGTACCCCTGGGTGGTGAACAGCTCGAGGGCGACACGTACCAGTGCGTCACGGGTGCGCTGTTTCTTGCGGGCGCGCAGCCCGGTCGGCTCGGCCGTGGTCACTTCATGTTCCTCATTTCGCTGCTTCCACCTGCGTCCATTGTCCGCCGAGTCACGTGACAGTTACCGACTAGTGAACTCGTTTGTCAACTGTCAGTCGCTGTCATTAGTCTTCTCGCATGACTAGTCAGACCACCGTCGAAAAGGCGCCGAGGGATCCCCAGGACTCCGCTCCGGCACCGGTCAAGGGGCTTCGCGGCCACCCCTGGCTGACCCTGTTCTCCGTGGCCATCGGCGTGATGATGGTCGCGCTGGACGGCACGATCGTCGCGATCGCCAATCCCGCGATCCAAAAGGATCTCGGCGCCTCGCTCGCCGACGTCCAGTGGATAACCAACGGCTACCTGCTCGCCCTGGCCGTGGCACTGATCACGGCGGGCAAGCTCGGTGACCGCTTCGGCCACCGGCAGACCTTCATCATCGGCATCGCCGGCTTCGCCGCCGCCTCCGCGGCCATCGGCCTGTCCGACTCCATCGTCCTCGTCATCGCCTTCCGCGTGCTGCAGGGCCTCTTCGGCGCCCTGCTGATGCCGGCCGCGCTCGGCCTGCTGCGCGCCACGTTCCCGGCCGAGAAGCTGAACATGGCGATCGGCATCTGGGGCATGGTCATCGGCGCCTCGACGGCCGGCGGTCCGATCCTCGGCGGTGTGCTCGTCGAGCACGTCAGCTGGCAGTCGGTGTTCTTCATCAACGTGCCCGTCGGCATCCTCGCCGTGGTCCTCGGCCTGGTCATCCTGAAGGACCACCGCGCGGAGAACGCGCCGAAGTCGTTCGACATCCTCGGCATCCTGCTGCTGTCGGGTGCGATGTTCAGCCTCATCTGGCCGCTGATCAAGGCCGGCGAATGGGGCTGGGGCTCCGCCGGCACCCTCGGCTGGCTGGCCGGCTCCGTGGTGCTGTTCGGCCTGTTCGCCTTCTGGGAGAGCAAGGTCGACGAGCCGCTCGTGCCGCTCGCGATGTTCCGCTCCGTCCCGCTCAGCGCCGGTGTGGTGCTGATGGTGCTGATGGCGTTCGCCTTCATGGGCGGCCTCTTCTTCGTGACGTTCTTCCTCCAGGGCGTCCAGGAGATGAGCCCGGTCGACAGCGGTCTGCGGCTGCTGCCGCTGACCGGCATGATGATCGTCTCCTCGCCGCTGGCGGGTGCGCTGATCACCAAGTTCGGCCCCCGCTTGCCGCTGGTCGGCGGCATGGTCTGCACCGCCGCCGCCATGTTCGGCATGACCACCCTCTCCGAGGGGACCGGCACCTTCGCGATGTCCCTGTGGTTCGCGCTCCTGGGCCTCGGCCTCGCGCCGGTCATGGTCGGCGCCACCGAGGTCATCGTCGGCAACGCCCCGATGGAGCTCTCCGGCGTCGCCGGCGGTCTCCAGCAGGCCGCCATGCAGGTCGGCGGCGCGCTCGGTACGGCCGTCCTCGGCGCGGTGATGTCCGCCAAGGTCAGCGCCGAGTTCGCGGACAACTGGAAGGCCGCGGGCATCCCGGCCCCGCCGGACCCGCGGCTGGAGCAGGCCGCCGAGTTCGGCACCGTCCCCGGCGAGCTGGCCCAGGCCCCCGGCATGACGCCGGAACTGGTCACCACGATCGGTGACGTCATCCACGACACGTTCATGTCAGGCATGGGCCTGGCGTTCACGGTCGCCGGCATCGTCGCGGTCGTCGCGGCGCTGGTCGCCGTGCTCACCAAGCGTGGCGAGAACGCGGAGGCGGGTGCGGGCGCGGCCCACATCTGACTCGACCTCGCGCGACGACAGCCCCGCCGGGCACCCCGCGGCGGGGCTGTCGCCTATCCGGATGATTTCCCCTTGGGCCCCTTCCGCTGCCACGTCACCGCAGGTCAGGGTCGGCCCAACGATTCGTCGACCACACGGGGGACCCTCATGCGCAAGACCGTCACCGCCGCCGCCCTGGCCGCCGCGGCACTCCTGCCGCTGCTGCTCCAGCCGCCGCAGACCGCGGCCGCCGCACCACCACGTCTCGGCGCGTGCGCGGCCGGCGAGCTGTGCCTGTGGGCCGAGAACGACTTCCGCGGCGCACGCAGCACCCATGAGCTCGCCGGCACCGACATCGAGAGCTGCGTACCGCTGCCGCCGGGCACCTCCGCCAAGGCCCTGGCCAACCGGACCGGCCGGCCCGTCACCACCTATCAGTCCGAGGAGTGCGCGGAGACCGGCGAGTTCGAGACCTACCCCGGCGGCGGAACCTGGCTCCCCAGGTCGCCCTACCGGGTCAGGGCGTTCAAGATCTGGGAGAACTAGGCCCCGGCACCTCGGGCGCCCCGGACAGCGGGG
Coding sequences within:
- a CDS encoding peptidase inhibitor family I36 protein, with amino-acid sequence MRKTVTAAALAAAALLPLLLQPPQTAAAAPPRLGACAAGELCLWAENDFRGARSTHELAGTDIESCVPLPPGTSAKALANRTGRPVTTYQSEECAETGEFETYPGGGTWLPRSPYRVRAFKIWEN
- a CDS encoding MFS transporter; translated protein: MTSQTTVEKAPRDPQDSAPAPVKGLRGHPWLTLFSVAIGVMMVALDGTIVAIANPAIQKDLGASLADVQWITNGYLLALAVALITAGKLGDRFGHRQTFIIGIAGFAAASAAIGLSDSIVLVIAFRVLQGLFGALLMPAALGLLRATFPAEKLNMAIGIWGMVIGASTAGGPILGGVLVEHVSWQSVFFINVPVGILAVVLGLVILKDHRAENAPKSFDILGILLLSGAMFSLIWPLIKAGEWGWGSAGTLGWLAGSVVLFGLFAFWESKVDEPLVPLAMFRSVPLSAGVVLMVLMAFAFMGGLFFVTFFLQGVQEMSPVDSGLRLLPLTGMMIVSSPLAGALITKFGPRLPLVGGMVCTAAAMFGMTTLSEGTGTFAMSLWFALLGLGLAPVMVGATEVIVGNAPMELSGVAGGLQQAAMQVGGALGTAVLGAVMSAKVSAEFADNWKAAGIPAPPDPRLEQAAEFGTVPGELAQAPGMTPELVTTIGDVIHDTFMSGMGLAFTVAGIVAVVAALVAVLTKRGENAEAGAGAAHI
- a CDS encoding TetR/AcrR family transcriptional regulator — encoded protein: MTTAEPTGLRARKKQRTRDALVRVALELFTTQGYERTTVDEIADTVEVSQRTFFRYFASKEEVAFAVQEILEAHYAVALRARPAEEGPLEALRNAVFAAWDAIGEAVEEIVPLDLYMRSFQMIESTPALLAAYLRRSTVTEEALAALIAEREGLDVNTDPRPRVAVAAFSGVMRATGRLWGQGADPSIEAIRSLTETFLDHLGPALAQNWRDGEQGSPHGP